One genomic segment of Clavelina lepadiformis chromosome 3, kaClaLepa1.1, whole genome shotgun sequence includes these proteins:
- the LOC143449927 gene encoding glutamine-dependent NAD(+) synthetase-like has protein sequence MGRKAKLAVCSLNQWAIDFEGNYERIVKSIKLAHANGAAYRLGSELEITGYGSEDHYYESDTLLHSWQVLAKLLQMKESKTMICDVGMPVMHRSIRFNCRIIYLHKKIILVRPKLTCCNDGNFRELRWFAPWFKQKQTEDFVLPHFIQEITGQSTVPIGDAIISTKDTCIGSEICEELWTARSTHVAQSLAGVEIFTNSSGSHFNLRKAHERVDMVLSATSRVGGVYMWANQLGCDGNRVYYDGCSMIAINGDIVVQGPQFSIKDVEVEIATVELDDVLMRRGNRSSQAIISAQENDYPRILLHDFTLCSTNSPINYELPLTPVVNWHFYSPEEEIGMGPACWLWDYLKRSGQSGFFLPLSGGVDSSSVACIVYIMCNMIHKEVADGNTQLMADVRRVMGSNSYSPSSAEDLCSHILTTCYMASENSSTKTRKRSNDLAHRIGSNHIELNIESVVNAVIKVFTTVTGLIPKFKARGGTQTENLALQNIQARIRMVLAYVFAQLMQWVKGKPGSLLVLGTSNVDEALRGYYTKYDCSSADINPIGGISKTDLRSFIYYVRNTYKIEALKEIVEAPPTAELEPLTEGEVTQTDEHDMGMTYQELSTFGKLRKISMCGPYSMFIKLVTLWRETCSPSMVAQKVKHFFVSHGINRHKMTTLTPAMHAENYSPDDNRFDLRPFLYNKNWTWQFREIDAKVTKMEAGSKTDVTATKVHQE, from the exons ATGGGTCGAAAGGCTAAATTAGCAGTTTGCTCTCTGAACCAATGGGCAATTGATTTTGAAGGCAATTATGAAAGAATtgttaaaagtataaaattagCTCATGCTAATGGAGCAGCATATCGGCTTGGTTCTGAACTTGAAATTACTGGATATGGTTCCGAGGACCACTATTATGAAAGTGACACTCTACTGCATTCCTGGCAG GTGTTGGCTAAGCttcttcaaatgaaagaaagtaAAACTATGATTTGTGACGTTGGCATGCCTGTTATGCACAGAAGTATCCGCTTCAATTGTCGCATAATCTAtcttcataaaaaaattattctcGTTCGACCAAAACTTACATGCTGCAATGAT GGAAATTTTAGAGAGCTTCGTTGGTTTGCACCATGgtttaaacaaaagcaaactGAAGATTTTGTGTTACCTCATTTTATTCAAGAAATAACAG GTCAAAGTACAGTTCCAATTGGGGATGCAATCATTTCTACAAAGGACACATGTATTGGAAGTGAGATATGTGAAGAATTGTGGACAGCAAGATCAACTCATGTTGCTCAGTCTTTGGCTGGTGTTGAAATATTCACAAACTCTAGTGGAAGTCATTTCAACCTCCGTAAAGCTCATGAAAG AGTTGATATGGTTCTTTCTGCAACATCTCGCGTTGGAGGTGTCTATATGTGGGCAAATCAACTGGGTTGTGATGGAAACAGAGTATATTATGATGGTTGTTCGATGATTGCCATAAATGGAGATATTGTGGTACAAGGACCACAATTTAGTATAAAAGATGTTGAAGTCGAAATTGCCACCGTTGAACTTGATGATGTTCTAATGCGCAG aggCAATCGGTCCAGCCAAGCAATTATTAGTGCTCAAGAAAATGATTATCCACGCATCCTGCTTCATGATTTCACTCTGTGTTCAACGAACAGTCCTATCAACTATGAACTTCCTCTTACTCCTGTTGTAAACTGGCACTTTTATTCCCCTGAAGAAGAAATTGGGATGGGACCAGCTTGTTGGCTGTGGGATTATCTGAAAAGAAGTGGCCAGTCTGGTTTCTTCCTCCCTCTTAGTGGAGGTGTTGACAGCTCCTCTGTTGCTTGCATTGTTTACATCATGTGCAACATG ATTCACAAAGAAGTAGCTGATGGAAATACTCAATTAATGGCTGATGTACGCCGTGTGATGGGTAGTAATAGTTATTCTCCTTCCTCTGCAGAAGATTTATGCAGCCATATTCTTACAACTTGTTATATGGCAAGTGAAAATTCTTCAA CAAAAACTCGGAAACGGTCGAATGACTTGGCTCACCGCATTGGATCCAATCACATTGAGCTCAACATTGAAAGTGTTGTTAATGCTGTGATCAAAGTATTTACCACAGTCACTGGGCTTATACCCAAGTTTAAAGCAAGAGGTGGTACTCAGACTGAAAATCTGGCACTTCAGAATATCCAGGCTAGAATCCG CATGGTATTGGCCTATGTGTTTGCTCAGTTAATGCAGTGGGTTAAAGGAAAACCTGGAAGTTTATTGGTTCTTGGAACATCCAATGTTGATGAGGCTCTGCGTGGATACTACACTAA GTATGATTGCTCAAGTGCTGATATTAACCCCATAGGAGGAATAAGCAAGACAGACTTGAGGTCATTTATTTACTATGTAAGGAACACATATAAAATTGAGGCTTTAAAGGAAATAGTAGAAGCTCCACCAACTGCTGAATTAGAACCGCTTACGGAAG GTGAGGTTACTCAGACTGATGAACACGACATGGGCATGACATATCAAGAATTATCAACATTTGGAAAGTTGAGAAAGATATCTATGTGTGGTCCATACAGTATGTTTATTAAACTGGTGACTCTTTGGAGAGAAACATGTTCCCCCTCCATG GTTGCACAAAAAGTGAAGCATTTCTTTGTGTCACATGGCATAAACCGTCACAAAATGACAACTTTAACTCCAGCAATGCACGCTGAAAATTACAGCCCAGATGATAACCGATTTGACTTGAGACCATTCctttacaacaaaaactggACATGGCAGTTCAG AGAGATTGATGCAAAGGTAACAAAGATGGAAGCAGGATCAAAGACAGACGTAACAGCAACCAAAGTGCATCAAGAATGA